From Streptomyces sp. SCSIO 75703:
TGTCCTCGCCGTTGGGCGAGCGCACCGCCCGCTCGAACTCCAGCCCGTCGGTGTCGACGGAGTCGAAGAGCTTGTGCGGGCCGGCGGAGAGGCAGTAGCCGCCGGGGAAGACGATGCCCTGGTCCTCGGGGAGCCGCCTGCACGCCTGCCCGATGCCGTCGAGGCGGAGCACGGTACCGGTCAGGGTGTTGTGCACCAGGTACCGGTCGGCGTCCTCCTTGTACGGGCGTACGCGCAGCAGGATCAGCGCGCCGACCCGGGCGTGGGCGATGTCCGCGTCGGCGAGCGACTGGAGGGGTTCGGCGACCGGCTCGCTGTGGATGCCGTCCGGGGTCTCGGTGTCGTTCTCCCGTTTGACGGTGAGGCTGCCGCCGACGGTGGTGACGAAGAGGCCGCCGCCCACGGAGACGTGCGGGTGCCGGCCGAGGACGTGGTCCTCGCGGGTGGTCTCGGTCCAGGGGAAGTCGTGGGCGGGCGGCAGGACGTGGTCGCGTTCGCCGCGGGCGTCGAGGAAGGCGGCCCGGCCGTCGTCCGTCACCTCCCAGCGCAGGACGCGGATGTCGTCGGTCTTCTCGCCGGTCTGGAAGACGGCGAGCAGCCGGTCCTCGACGCGGCGCAGCCGCAGCAGGCGGGCCTGCCGGTAGTAGCGGTGCAGGGCGGTGAACTCGTGCACGAAAGCGGGGTCGTCGAGCAGCCCGGGGACGGTGTCCGCCGGGAGCGGGTTCAGTTCACGGTCGTACAGCGTGAAGACGTCCCCGACGGCGGTGCCGGCGCCCCGGCCCGGTGTGGTGTTGTGGCCGAGCAGGAGCGTGTCGGCGACGGCCACGGTGTCGCGGGGCACGCCGGGCTGCGCGGTGTGCAGCCGTTCGGTGCCGGCGAGCCCGAGCCGCAGCGACCCGAACTCCTCGACCCGCCGGGCGTCGAGCGCCTCGGCCCGCCGGGCCAGTTCGGCGGCCTGCGCGGCCAGCCGGTCACGCAGCACCTCGTACGTACCGGCATCGAGACCGGTGGTCATGGCACACCTCTCAGTCAGTCATGGGGGCCGGCCGCGGGGGCCGGGGTGGGGGCCTCGCCGGGGCCGGGCCGACGCGCCGTCACGCCCCGTGAAGGCCCCCGCCGGGCGGGGGCGGACGAGCGCGGGCACCAGCCCGCCGCCGTACCGCCCACCGTCGCTCCCGGCCGGGCCGGGGCCGCGTCCCCGCACCGGCCCGCCGGAGCTCCGTCAGCCCGCTCCCCCGCCGGCGGGCGCCCCGTGGCCGTTGGCGTGGGGGGCCGGGGCGAGTTCCGTGCCCTCGCCGGAGAGGACGGGACCGGCGACCGCCGACAGGGGCAGGTCACCGAGGCCCAGTTCGGCGGCCTTGTCCAGCAGTTGGCGAAGCCCCCCGGAGTGCGGGCCCCCGTCGCGCACGAGCCGGAGCAGCAGCGCGGAGACGGTCAGGTTCTGCACGTCGGCCGTGGACACCGACCCGAGGACACGGGTGAGGTCGTCGGTGAAGCTCGACGAGCCGTCCAGCCAGGGACGCGCCAGGGCCTGCGCGGTCTCGGAGTTGCCGACGAAGCCGTCGAGGGACTTGCCGAGCGAGATCGAGGACATGAGCCGGTCGAAGAAGACGGACTCCCCGCCGACGATGTCGATGTCGGCGTTCTCCAGACCGGTGGCGAGCACGGTGGCCTGGGCCTCGGCGATCTGCCGCTGGGCGTCCAGCCCGGCCATGCGGATCTCCTTCTCCGCCTCCAGCCGCAGCCGGTACTCCTCGTGGGTGCGGGACGCCTCGTCGAGGGCGGCCATCGCCGCGGCCTTCGCGGTCAGGCCCTCCGCCTCCGCCTTCAGCTTGCCGCCGATGCTCTCCGCCTCGGCCAGCGCACGGGCCCGCGCGCCCTCGGCCTCGGCCCGCAGCCGCGCCTCGGTGGCCTCGGCCTCCGCACGGCCGGCCTTCTCGATGACCTCGGCCTCCTTCTCCCGGACCTGGACGGCGGCCAGCCCCTCGGCGGCCCGCTCCGCCTGGATGCCCTCGGCGAGCCGCAGCTTGGCCCGCGCGTCGAGGTCGGCGCTCTTCAGCCGGGCCTCGGCCAGGGAGAGTTCCTCGGCGGCGCGGTGGACGGCGGCCTGTTCGGCGGCCTCGGCGGCCTTGATGTCCTTGACCAGCCGCTCCTGCGCCTCCGCCTCGGCCGCGATGATCACCGCCTGGCGGTCGCGCTCCGCCTCCTCGACGGCGCGCAGCCTCTTGATGGACTCCTCCTGCTCGGCCACCGTACGGTCCACGGCCACCCGCTCGCGGACGACCTCGGCGATCTCGCGCCGCTCGGCCTCGACCTCCTTGTCGGCGGCGATCCGGGTGAGCTGGGTCTCCCGCTCCCGGGCGATGACCTCCAGGAGGCGGTCCTTCTCGATGCGCTCGCTCTCGATGGCGATGACCCGCTCGCGGTTCTTCGCGGCGACGGCGACCTCGCGGGCCTGGTTCTCCCGCTGGACCCCCAGTTCCTCCTCCGTCTTCAGGAAGGCGCTCTGCGCCCGCAGCCGCTCCTCCTCGACGACCCGCGCCGTCTCGGCCTCCTCGCGGGCCCGGACGGTCTCGATCTCCCGCTTCTGCTTGATCTCGGCGTCCGTGCGGCGCCGCTCCAGCTCCAGGATGGCCTCCCGGGCGTCGACGTCCTGCCGGGTGATCTCCTTCTCCTCGGTGCGCTGCGCCTCGTTGGTGCGCACGTGCTCCACGGCGGTCAGTTCGGTGATCTTGCGGATGCCCTGGGCGTCGAGGACGTTGGCCGGGTCGAGCTGGGAGAGCGGCGTCTGCTCCAGGTAGTCGATCGCCGCGTCCTCCAGGTGGTAGCCGTTCAGGTCGACGCCGATGACCTCGATGATGCGGAAGCGCAGTTCCTCGCGCTTGGTGTAGAGGTCGGTGAAGTCGAGCTGCTTGCCGACCGTCTTGAGCGCCTCGGAGAACTTGGCGTGGAACAGTTCCTGGAGGGTCTCCCGGTCGCTGGCCCGCGCGGTGCCGACGGCCTGGGCGACCCGGATGACGTCCTCGGCGGTCTTGTTGACCCGGACGAAGAAGGAGATCCGGATGTCGGCGCGGATGTTGTCCTGGCAGATCAGGCCCTCGCGGCCGGCCCGGGTGATCTCGATCGTCTTCACCGAGATGTCCATCACCTCGGCCTTGTGCAGCACCGGCAGCACGACCTGCCCGGTGAAGGACACGTCGACCTTGCGCAGCTTGGAGACGATCAGGGCCTTGCCCTGTTCCACCTTGCGGAAGAGCGCGGACAGCGCGAGGAGGATGAGCAGGCACGCGGCGGCGAGCGCGGCGATGCCCACGGTCATGGTGTTCATGGCATACGTCCTTGCGGCGTGGAAGAAGGGAACGTGCGGTCCGCACGACGCCGGGCGGCGGTGCGGCGTGGGGCACGGCCCGGACGGTCCGCCTCGGGAGGTGCCGGCCCGCGGTACGGCTCGGGCCCGTGGCCCGTGCACCGCGGCTCGGCGCCACCCCGGCGGCACATGCGAGGAGGCCCCTGGGTGGTGCGGCTCAGGTGGCGCGGTCGCGCGAGGTGCGCGGGGCGCGCGCCGCCGGCCGGCGGTCGTCCGGTCCCGCGTCGGCGGCGGGTCCGGACTCGGGTTCGTCGGGGCGCAGTCGATGCAGCGGCCGTACGAAGAGGCAGGTCAGCGGCCAGGCGGCGACCGGGGCCACCGCGGGGGCGGCCAGCCGCAGCAGACCGGCGCCCGGCCCCGGCGGCGCGGTCACGGCCAGCAGGGCCGCCGCGCCGACGCTCGCGGACCAGGCGAGCAGGGTGAGCACGGAGAGGGCGACCGACACGGGCACGCCGCCCAGGCGCCAGGCGCGCAGGTCGATGTCCGTGTCGAAGGTGCCCACGTCGGCCGCGCCCACGGCGACCAGCAGCCAGAAGCACACGACCGCGGCGAGGGCGGTGGTCGGCAGAAGGGTGGGCAGTCCGGTCGCGGCCGTCACCAGCGTGCGCATGTCCCCCACCCCCGTCGTCCGTGCCCGCGCCGCCCGGTCGTCCGGGACCGGCGCGTCCCCCGGGGTCCCGGTGCCGGTCACGTGCCGGGCTCCGGCACCGGGACCATCCGGTGTGCTCCCCGTGGTCCATCCTGCCCCGCGGAAGATCCGTGCGCATTGCAGGGTTCCGGCAGTGTTCGGGGGAACTTCATGCCGGTGCGTGCCAACGGCCCCCGCCCGCACGTGCGGTGGAACGGGAGCGGCGCGCACCCCTCGGCGTACCGCCGGGGTGCGCGCCGCGCGCCGGGTGCGTCAGCGGGCCGTCCGCGTGTGGACGTACTCCACGAGGCGGGTCAGCGCGTCCGCGTCGGTGGTCGGCAGGACGCCGTGGCCGAGGTTGAAGACGTGGCCCTCCAGGCCGGCCGCCGCGTCCAGGATCTCGTCGGTCTTGGCCTCGACGGCCGGGGTCGGCGCGAAGAGGACGGCGGGGTCGAGGTTGCCCTGGAGCGCCTTGCCGGGGCCGACCCGGCGGGCGGCCTCGTCCATCGGGACCCGCCAGTCGACGCCGACGACGTCCGCGCCGGCCTCGCCGAGCAGGCCCAGCAGTTCGCCGGTGCCGACGCCGAAGTGGATGCGGGGCACGCCGAGGCCCTGGACGGCGTCGAAGACCTTGCGGGAGGCGGGCATCACCGAGCGGCGGTAGTCGGCGGGGGAGAGCGCGCCGACCCAGGAGTCGAAGAGCTGGACGGCGCTCGCGCCGGCCTCGATCTGCACCTTGAGGAAGGCGGTGGTGATCTCGGCGAGGCGGTCCAGCAGGTCGGCCCAGAGCTGCGGGTCGCCGTACATGAGCGCCTTGGTGTGCTCGTGGTTGCGGGACGGGCCGCCCTCCACCAGGTAGCTGGCGAGGGTGAACGGGGCGCCCGCGAAGCCGATGAGCGGGGTGGCGCCCAGCTCGCCGGTGAGGATGCCCATCGCCTCGGTGACGTAGGAGACGTCGTCGGGGGTCAGGTCGCGCAGCCGCGCCAGGTCCGCCCGGGAACGGATCGGCTGCTCGACGACCGGGCCGACGCCCGGTTTGATGTCGAGGTCGATGCCGATGGCCTTGAGCGGCACGACGATGTCGCTGAAGTAGATCGCCGCGTCCACGCCGTGCCGGCGCACCGGCTGCAGGGTGATCTCGGCCACCAGGTCGGGACGCATGCACGATTCGAGCATCGGGATGCCCTCACGCACCTTGAGGTACTCCGGCAGTGAGCGTCCGGCCTGCCGCATGAACCACACGGGCGTGTGCGGCACCGGCTCACGCCTGCACGCCTTGAGGAACGCGGAGTCGTACGCGGCGGTCGGCTGGTTGCCCGCAGGGCTCTGGTTCGCACTCACACGGCCCAGTGTCCCATGGTCCGCCCGCGCTCCGGGCCACGGGTGGCTCCGTCACGGTTCGCGGGCGCACACCCGGGAAGGGGCTCCGCCGGGCCGGCCGGCGGCGCGCGATCCGGCCATCGCACTCGAACGGGGGTGTCCCTCCCTGCGCGGGGGCGGCATTCCGCCTAATCTTCCCCGCATGGCTGCGGCTCAGGGACGACTGTCGGACGGCGCTGGCGACATGGACGATCAGAAGGACACCGAGGGGGGTCTCCGGCCTACGGACGGCACGGCGCCGCCACCGTTCGCGGCGGCCGTCGAGGCGTTGCGGGCGGCACGGCTGCGACCGCAGATCGAGGTGGAGACGACACCGGCCCCGCGGCGGCTCGCGCCGTACGCGTACGCCCTGGAGGCGGCGGTCGTCGACGGCGACGAGGACCTGGCCGACGGGCGGCTGGTGCTGCTGCACGATCCGGCCGGGCACGACGCCTGGCACGGCACCTTCCGGCTGGTGACGCTGGTGCGGGCGGAGCTGGAGGCGGAGATGGCCGCGGACCCGCTGCTGCCCGAGGTGTGCTGGTCCTGGCTGACCGGCGCGCTCCAGGCCCGCGGCCTGGCGTACGGCGAGCCCAGCGGCACGGTGACGCGGGCCAGTTCCCACTACTTCGGCGGGCTGTCGGCCCGCCCCTCGGCCTCGCAGATCGAGATCCGGGCGTCCTGGACGCCCCGGGAGGGCCTGGGCGGGGTCCCGGACACGGCCACGCACCTGGCGTCCTGGTGCGATCTGCTGGCGCAGGTCGCGGGGCTGCCGCCGGCCGGTCCCGGGGACGCGTCGGTCGTGACGCTGCCGCAGCGGCGCGGCCCCCAGTCCCGCTGACCCGCCCCTCCCCGCCCGCTCCCTCCCCCACCGGACCCTCCCCGGATTCCGCCCGGTGCCACGGCCCCGGCATCCGGACCCCGGCACCTCGGCACCCCCGTCGCCCGGTCCGGCCCCGACACGACGTCGCGGCCGGACCGGGCGACTCGCGTGTCGGGGACCGGCCGCCTTCCCCCGGGGCCGGCTTCCCCTTCCCTCTCGGGCCTGGCCGCCTTCCCGCGCGCCTCGTCGGCCGCCTCCCCCGCGGCCCGCCGGCCCCTCCCTCACCACGTTCACCGCGCCCAACCCCCGCTTCACCCGTTCGCCGTAGGTCACTTTGTCGATACGGCCACTTTCGACCGCGTTTAGACACCGAGTGAAACCGTTCGATCTTCGAATGATCGACAGCCTGTCCGAATTGCTCGGATTGTTACTCACCAGATCGTGATCATTTTCTAAAGGCGGGCGCGATCGATGCCGAAGACGACTGTGACCTTGAAAGCACGGCTCGCCCCGGCTCCACCCCCACGAGCCGGTCCCGTCCCGCACCCCAGGAGGCCTGGTGTCCGTTCTCCTCGAGCAGCCCGCAAGCCTGGTCGCCTACCGCCCGAACAAGCCGACCGCCATGGTCGTCGTGGCCGACCCGCGCGTCCGTTCCACCGTCACCCGCCATCTGTGGGCGCTCGGTGTGCGCGACGTCATCGAAGCCTCGTCCGTCGCGGAGGCCCGTCCCCGCATCGGCAACCCGCGCGACATCTGCGTCGCCGACGTCCACCTCCCCGACGGCTCGGGTCTGACCCTGCTGTCCGAGACCCGCGCAGCGGGCTGGCCCAACGGGCTGGCCCTCTCCGCCGCCGACGACATCGGCGCCGTGCGCAACGCCCTCGCCGGCGGTGTGAAGGGCTACGTCGTCACCGGCACCCGCACCAACATCGGCCTCCCGAGCCGTCCGGGCGCCGCCCCCATCGGTGCCGCCGCCGCCCGTCTGCACCGCCGCCCGCCGGGCGCCCCGAGTCACCCGGGCGGCTACCGCGAACTCTCCGGCCGCGAGGTCGAGGTGCTGCGGCTGGTGGCCGAGGGCCAGTCCAACAAGGCGATCGGCGTCTCGATGGGCCTGTCCGCGCTGACCGTCAAGAGCCACCTCGCCCGCATCGCCCGCAAGCTCGGCACCGGCGACCGTGCCGGGATGGTCGCGGTGGCCCTGCGCACCGGCATCATCCACTGACCCCGCTCCCCCTTGCCGCCCCCTCCCTCCCCCGCCCCCTCCCCCGGCGCGACCGAGTCCGAGCCCCCGCCCGGTCCGCTCGCCCACCCTCCCGGCGCCCGCCGACGGAACGTTCCGTCGGCGGGCGCCGTCCTGGCCCGCTCCCCCGCGCGCCGGGCCGCCGTACGGGGCGTTCCGGGCCCGCCGGGCCGTCAGACGCCGAAGGCCGGGGCGTAGCGGATGGTGCCGGACGGGACCGGACGCCCCTCGTCCAAGGCGAGCGCCATCAGGGACTCGTCGGGTGCGTCGAAGGGCGCGCGGATGCCGAGGCGGGAGGCCGGGGTGAAGCCGAAGCGCGGGTAGTAGGCGGCGTGGCCGAGGACCACGACGAGGTGTTCGCCCCGCCGGCGGGCGGCGTCCAGGACGGCGCGGACGGCCGCGGAACCGGCGCCGGTGCGCTGCGCCCGGGGCAGCACCGCGCAGGGGGCCAGCGCGAGCGCGGGCCGGCCGCCGACGTGGCAGCGGGTGAGCAGGGCGTGGCCGGCCGGGGTGCCGTCGGGTTCGACGGCGAGCATCGACAGGCCCTCGATCCAGGCCGCCGGGTCGGCGCGCAGGGCGTCGACGAGATCGGCCTCCCCCGGGGTGGGGAAGGCGGCCAGGTTGACGGCGCGGACGGCCTCGGCGTCGGCGGCGGTCTCGGGGCGGGTGGCCCAGGGGGTCATGGCGGTTCCGTTCTCGCTGGTGCGGGCGTGGACGGGGGCGCCGTCCGGACCTCCGGCGCCGCCGGCACGGGCCCCGCGGGGGCGTGCTCCGGCGCCGAGGCCAGTTTTGGCTGGCCACCCTCGTTTCCGAGCGTAGGCGCCCGTCGGGCACCGGTCGGTACGGATACCCTTGACAGGTGACCGACGCCCACGAAACCGCAGCAGACCGTTCACTGCGAACCACCGGAGGCGCCCCTCCGGACGACGCCGGATCTTCTGTGACCGAGGCGCCGATCCCCTTGCTCGACCCGCGTGAGGGCGTGCCGCCGGTGGTCGCGGACGCCGCCGCGCTGGACCGCGTGACCGCCGCCTTCGCCGCCGGGACC
This genomic window contains:
- the hemE gene encoding uroporphyrinogen decarboxylase, with translation MSANQSPAGNQPTAAYDSAFLKACRREPVPHTPVWFMRQAGRSLPEYLKVREGIPMLESCMRPDLVAEITLQPVRRHGVDAAIYFSDIVVPLKAIGIDLDIKPGVGPVVEQPIRSRADLARLRDLTPDDVSYVTEAMGILTGELGATPLIGFAGAPFTLASYLVEGGPSRNHEHTKALMYGDPQLWADLLDRLAEITTAFLKVQIEAGASAVQLFDSWVGALSPADYRRSVMPASRKVFDAVQGLGVPRIHFGVGTGELLGLLGEAGADVVGVDWRVPMDEAARRVGPGKALQGNLDPAVLFAPTPAVEAKTDEILDAAAGLEGHVFNLGHGVLPTTDADALTRLVEYVHTRTAR
- a CDS encoding response regulator transcription factor; protein product: MSVLLEQPASLVAYRPNKPTAMVVVADPRVRSTVTRHLWALGVRDVIEASSVAEARPRIGNPRDICVADVHLPDGSGLTLLSETRAAGWPNGLALSAADDIGAVRNALAGGVKGYVVTGTRTNIGLPSRPGAAPIGAAAARLHRRPPGAPSHPGGYRELSGREVEVLRLVAEGQSNKAIGVSMGLSALTVKSHLARIARKLGTGDRAGMVAVALRTGIIH
- a CDS encoding N-acetyltransferase; the protein is MTPWATRPETAADAEAVRAVNLAAFPTPGEADLVDALRADPAAWIEGLSMLAVEPDGTPAGHALLTRCHVGGRPALALAPCAVLPRAQRTGAGSAAVRAVLDAARRRGEHLVVVLGHAAYYPRFGFTPASRLGIRAPFDAPDESLMALALDEGRPVPSGTIRYAPAFGV
- a CDS encoding DUF3000 domain-containing protein gives rise to the protein MAAAQGRLSDGAGDMDDQKDTEGGLRPTDGTAPPPFAAAVEALRAARLRPQIEVETTPAPRRLAPYAYALEAAVVDGDEDLADGRLVLLHDPAGHDAWHGTFRLVTLVRAELEAEMAADPLLPEVCWSWLTGALQARGLAYGEPSGTVTRASSHYFGGLSARPSASQIEIRASWTPREGLGGVPDTATHLASWCDLLAQVAGLPPAGPGDASVVTLPQRRGPQSR